gctacaaaattaaaaagtatgaaATCTGTGAGACCTGAGATGGAACAATTGCTAAAAATTTCAGAATCTGGTATTACGCTAgttgaaaattattcatttctgCGACACTTATTGATTGACCTGTTTGATGAAAAAGATGAGATTGTTAATCAACATGTCGCCCACTTGGATCGTATTCATGCAAAGGTTCATACTACAtatcaagaaatattaattgatggAGTGCAAAGGCAACTTGAGAAATCAGGAATAGAAGATAGCTCGTATTATGACATACTAATTGTCGATTtgcaaaagaatttaaaaaatatagataaaggagaaaatttacttaagaaaactaaaaaagacAATTTAGCAATCgcagattttattaatgacaGTAACGAAGATAAATTAGAACTAGAAAGTAAAAGTGTTAAAATCTTAAAGAAAACTAAAGAATCGGGTGCTGAAAAGTTAGAGGATTTcgaatatttcatattaacgGAAATAGAAAAAGCTGTGAAATATTCTGAGCAAAACATCTtccaaaaatatgaaaatagcGACGAATCGAAAAATGTTGCAATGAAAAGTAAGAAGGATAAGAATGTTGTTAAATCTGGTGAAATTATCCTGCATTCTTCTCAAAATCAGAGTGAGGGTGAAAATAGAAAGAACCAAGTTCAGAATACCTTTCAAGAAAAGATAGACTTTCTGCGAATAACAAAGGTAATAGATGTAAAACTCGAAGCAATTAAAGACAAACAGAAGGAGAAGTCTTCTATAGATTCCGCATCGAGTGATACAAATAAGATTCATGTTTCTGATACATCTGTGACTACCGACACCTCCAATTCGAGGACACCTATAaagaaaaacgttttattgCAAGAATTACAAAAAGACATCAGTGACATACAATATAGTTATGAGACtgatttaagagaaaaatcaTCTAATCAGAAAGATTCAGttggaaataaaattgtacccATTGATTTGTTGGAAGAGTTGAAAAATCCCATGTGGGTTAGTAACAAGGAaaaagtacttaaaaaaaaatcacagatTACAGATACGTTCTATAGTACTATAGTAGGTGATGAGGTAAAATATGAGGAGAAAAAACATACAAGTAAAGATAAGATTAAGAAAGTTAAACCAAAATTGCAAATAGAAAAACATATCGATGAATTATAACAATAGTTTTGAGATTTAGaccaaattataattattattaaaaaaaaaaaacaattttcgaCAGGCTACGGCAttacaattgatatttttgcATTGTGATCTAGATGTGCGTATAGTGAACTTTTTAattgaacacacacacacacacacacacacagaggtatttaaaaaaattatatctaatatatcttaagaaaagtaaaattgtcAAATACCACTATTATATTGTAACTTTATAAAGAATCTACGGATTCTAAACTGGTGCTTATAAGAAAactctattttaatttgttacttaAAAGAAGATGGTAATATTACTATGCATTATATAGGTATTATGAACATCTATATAACACACATATGTTAAAGTGGTTGTGAGGATGTATTTTGAGCAGGACGCTATAACTCgtgtacattttatgtattattgtataatttttatatactaaaaCATGAGCAGCAAAGTTCTTTCTTTCATGGAAATAGTTCTGAGGAATCTGTTACAACCTGTAAAACACActcacatacacgcgcgcgcgcacatatgtatgtatgtatgtatagtatgtatgtataattgtattatatgattgtaaatctaaaaaaatagcaCTAATATTCTGTGATGTGAGAACATACCGAATGAAAATGAACTAGATACattattacctttttttttacagttacattattttattccaaagaTGTGccatgattaatataatatatatttatcctATAATatgcagtttaaaataatatttaatgtaaaaaatgatccaaataatttattcaattttttgtaaaaactttaatattaatcatttttgtcgatataatattaaaaatggatttttatattatgcaaaatattctgaaacTGTGTAATATTAAACCTTTATATGAACtacaaattacatatatcGTACTATTCATTAAACagttataagaatttaaatagaactttgttataatttttaaggcactgtttttaattttcaataaaatatagatattccTTTACTTAAGAGTTATATTCTAAGACTTTTGTCATAAACCAACTTGatcaaataacatttatatttcatgtaaataaaacatttatacaaattttattacaaaaatgattCTAAACGTCTATTTAGGAAAtgacaaaatacatttttttcaattataattcttcataaaataattaataaaatatttattattataaaattaatatttactttacatacagtttaattttaacaagttattaaaaaacaatagcttttttatataatacataacatttaaaaggaattaatttttaatatttaactttaaaattattatttaatttaaaccaCTGGTTAACGAGTGCTTAATCAACTTCGTAGATTTTTTACTAGTAGCATGTCAATCGTAAATccgaaatttgaaataaaggAATATCTATACGttgatatgtatatttttaatttggtaaTAAACAAGATgttatgaagaaaataataaaacaattaaaaactttgatGTTAGGTACaactttttaagttaaaatatgccttaaatatatatgtctaGGGaatgtgtacaatatataaaaaatattgcgctctattatatatatatatatatatatatatatatatatatatatataatatatgtatataatgtaaattttattataaatagataatgaACATAAATTTGGTCTTTTGATATCTTTctgctttatatatattttttttacttgtaaatttgtatatcacttatacataaatatattttacgaaCACAGCATcgatattttgtaaaacatacaAAATGGTAATgtcatgtataatttaatgtaatatgcaCATAAGTAATGCATGTAAGTGTTTACAGTTCTACTGATTTTGATATTACGCAAGTATATAGTTTCAGTTAATTAtctatgttaattaatattatgttgtATATCGATTGTAAATATAGAtgctatatatacatgtaagtAATAAGTTTCCATTATTCGATGTCAACTTGCTGATGGAtgccaaatatttaattaagatataatgtacattaaaatgattatatctCTTTGTTGTGTTTGATAGTGTATACAAAAGTATCACTTAAACACTACCACATGCAAGTGGTCTTTTGAGAaaacatgttaaaataaacgaagataaaaatatatgagatGATTAAtgttagaatataatattcatttgTGATAAGGATAAGTATaactttatatgaaaatatgtaaTCCTTTCctgaaactttattttattattgatatcaaCTGATAAATAAGagcaatttatatacaatatgtatacacaatacatgtatgtaaaaaataaaaattaacatttatgtttACTTATGATTGTGAAAAAGatcaagaaaacaaaattttttaaaagaatttctttttttattattgaaaattatggatttccatgaaattttattagtattcagaaaaatgttcaaagtttatttttaaattctttttctttttttaaccattacaaaatttttttataaggtaATCTacaatgtttttgttttttcttttcactttttgtttattttttttgtctctTGGCATAATCTAAATTGACAAAGAATCCCCAATTTTAGAAGAGACGAGACACGCGCATGACAAGGAACACGATTTGCCGATAAAATAGTACAGAGagacaaaaagtaaaaaatagaaaacaaaaagcATATTGTGCTTTAttcaactttaaattaaactttaataatatgctTAGTTTTGCAAtcaagagaagaaaaaaaatacagtcaAAGTGGATCTTGATGCAAAGATCGAGTATTCTAGTCCAGCGGAtcgaaaaaaatcaatatttgtttCTTCTTGCATATCTTGGAAGTATTTGGTATGGAAAATATGTCTGCAAAAAGATTGAGCCTGAttcgtaaaattaacaaagttataatACTGTACTTGACAggaaatttcttaaatttcctTAATTTTCCCACTACCGATACAGTCCCTCGGTCCCTCCTGTTATTGGGTACATCCAGTAGCGCTGAGTAGCGCAACCACTCTCATTTAAGTAAAGCTTCTTTATAACCTTTTTCCGCGGCTTGAAATACATATTCAAGAAACGTATATATACCATATGTTGTTGTGTACGAATGGGGGATGGACGAAAACTGAAGACAAAGTTTGTACAGTGAAAAACGCGTAAAATAactagtaaatattaaatactttatcgAGGAATTCTCCAAGCGAGCAGATTCGTATACCTGTATACCATCACTACAGTAATCTCTTAGTCGTACTAACGTCAGATCAATGtaacaaaactattttaatgCGAATTTTGGATGTGATCCTGATGCATTTTTGGGCGTTTGCGTCGCATTACGATTTCACATTGTTATTTCCCCACTGACAGTTCGAAACTCTTGAGACAGCAGTAATTGATTACGAAGGTAAGAGACTTTATCTATTTCGCTGAGCATGGTACAGTGATAAAATGATAAACATAAGTGGTAAGTAATCGCTTTGTTTATCGTACTTTACTAATCATAAGCAAATACAATGTAAAACTTTCTgatgtaattaaaatgcaatatattagTGGAATACACATAATGctctaaattctaaatttcaaGGTTATGTCTATATGAATCGTTTGCACATTGCTTACATAATGTTTACAGGAATTGTTTTGTCAACAAAGTGATTATAAATTGAACAATGGATGGATTGATTGATttcgttaaattatatttttgtgcgcGCAAtctaaagtaataaaaatgaaaaaaagttttagactaGTTTAGGTTAATCCAAATCATAGACATATTAAGGCCTGGTCTACAATACATGGAGTAAGCaaggagtaagaagtaagaataGAGTAATTTCCTTCTGCGCTGTGATTGACCGAGCGTTAAGAAAAGCAGGAGTAGAAGtaagatgaaataaaaaaaatttatttcgcatatgCCCTTACGCCAGCTTTCTTACACTGAATTAACCCTTTTACGTCTgatcttacttcttactccatGCTTACTCCAGCTATTGTAGACCAGGCCTAAGATAGATTGCTTATGAGGACCGAAATATTAAGAGATATCCTCcataaaaaagagaagagggaATATGAAGGACACTTTTTTTCTCTGACACATATAGGTTAAAGAAAGAACCTGCCCTTTGctaattctttctttctttatctttgtGGAGAACACTATTTCATAAGCAGTCTATGGTTATGTTCAGGGCAGcaatcatgtaactttttctttagggcagaaacatgaaaagtgaaaagtttcatgtaactatctctttctattagtgttgaatagaaagagacagtaacttgaaatttttcacttttcacgtttccaccctacgagaaaaattacatgatccaTACCCTGAAAACACAAGTGATCAGTGAGCAATCAGTGATTATTGGTTCTTAGTGTTAGATCTCTAAATTTGGATCGATCAATTATATTAGTGAATTACTCAACTGTTGTGTTTTCTGAACGTAGCCTATCTTAGTATGTCTCCAAATACATTTCagagttatttattttagtgtTATGCCATAATTTCAAGATTACATCTACAtagtttatttatgtaatgtttacattatatactAATTGGAAAGCAATTGATAGCATGATTTTGTGACGTCATGCTTGCAGCGctgacagcaattttgaaacctAGCATTTGTTTTTGAacaatattacttaaataatagttagaaaaacaatattgaaaacatgaattagaaaatattttctattaaatgatatagtaatttttataatactgttgtaatattttttaaatattttcgtgACACATGTCAAAAAGGAGATCTGACGAAATGGGCACCTAATTTGGAATTCATAtacaattgaaatattaatattacattttattgatttatacatcTTGCTTGAATTATGTAGTTACTACAGACTCAATATTTTTCCATTAGGCTTGCCTAAGAGACATAATTGTGCAAATATAAGTAGCTTTTGACAAATTCATTTTTAGTAGATTTGATATAGAAAAGGATATGAAATataggtttttatttctttaattaaccaagcagatcatatttttattgatatttgtatggagcaatgtttagtttccaTGAAATAAAGGAGTTCCAATTTAGGAAATTGTTCCAAATTCTGTACTTTAcataaattactataaattgtataatagacagattaatttactttcgactatatttttataaatatagtcGAAAGTAACCTCTGTTTTATTGACATAAAACGCAGATCTGATACAATAAGCTCTCAAAAACCCGACAAACACTCACAAAACGCTTGCAACATACATTCCACTTTGGTCTCTACAGCTTATACTGTAATATGACCTACATAGCCCGATTTTGCGCTACTTACAGTTTGCTAAGTGTGTCTTTTCCACACCAATTAATAACGTCGCAATATTCGAATTGAAATGAAGCACAATGATCGATTTATATACATCTACTATAAGTCGATAAACTATACTAtctaatctatttaaaaaacttgttttgcttattttctttaacatataTTCACATTGTTCTTCCAATCTTACTATCAATCATTATAtctaaatactttattttttcaatttgctcTATTAATGTCCCATCTCTACACTTTATTACAATGTTCGCtcctaacttttttcttatactCTTCATAACCATAAAATTTGTCTTACTagcgtttaattttaatctattaacatttaattatttctcaattatgatgaacatatttattttcttttcgacTTCATCGTATACAAATTCTGATAACCTTACCGTCTGTAACGATGATCTAAAAATTACTAAACTTGATGCcgtgaaattaaatatttctatttgattAACCActatctcattttttttcttattcttgcGCTACATTTAGCTTTAATTTGCTTGCTCGAACTTTAAATTCCATCCATTGGTTTGtgacttataatttaaaaaaaaacaagtggTAATGTGCGTTTGTCAAGTAattgttatgaaaaaatatttaaacaaatgatttctaaattatttttgtattgattTTTAGTCGAaggtataaagaaattataaacatttttgtgaattttttcgAAACTATTAATATCGGTAAAAATGCACTGGACGTGAAATACCCTGATTGGAGGGATTAAATTGCAGAAAAAGTATTGGAggtattaagattaaaattatgacaATTTTCTGTTCTTAGATGggcgatattaaatattatggaAAGAGGAGAAGTATCATAAGGAGAATCGGATCTTTTTTACCATTAAAACCTCCACCAAAAATATATGTCAGTGTGACACCATTACATTTGATGACAAATTCGATGATTAATGAGGAAACTAGCAATTATGTTGATACGAATGGATATCCTATGaggttaatattttattctgtcaAGTTATAATAGACATgcacttaattattttacaatatcactaaaattgaatttgatatCAGCTTTTCTGGCAGCAGGTCTGATCTATTAGAACCAATTAGTTTTGGATCTGAAGTACGATTACTCGCACTAGAGCAAGAATTACAAGAGCTCAGGGAACAAATTTCAACAatcgtgaaaaataataaaatgtccaAATGTATGTAAGACTACACAACCATACacaaacatacacacacactcgAAAAGAAATAACTGAAAGTTTTATAGCTTTACATTTATCTTATAGATGCATCTGTTGCGTCTCTGCCCAATGGAGCAGATGATCTAAAGCCAATGCCACCGCCACCTCCACCTCCACCGCCATTTCCACTTCCACTTCCACTTCTGCCACCTACAACACCGCATATTGCAAGAAGAGCTAGTTTACAAGATCACAAAATTGAAGATCGCAAGAAGATACCAGTGGATGGACAGAAATCGACGGGTGATATGTTGAGGGATatcgaaaatgtaaaattgagaCCAGTTGCAAggtatttgaaattaatatttttatgggtataaagaaaatttaaaacaaaggaaaaaaatcgattttttggACCGATCAAAGTGATGTTACCCCTTAATGTCTCATGATAAACTATCATTTAACACCAAATTTAAGTCCAAATTCAAGAATGACGAGATAGACAATTTTTGCGTTTTTGGGATCACTTTCTTCACTTTCGTGGATACTCGTGCATCCACTCTCCGTACTCGTGGATGATAGCCGACTTCTCgcttttttgcataatataccaaatattttaaaaaatagcatGCATATATCACGTAAAATAATCCTGATTAATTTATGCAAGACTTTTGTATTTTGCTTGAATTAgaaaatgtacatatgtacataaatattcatacataaaattttagcaGTTTACTTTCACAATGTgtgtttaaataattgctggaatattaaaatcatattgcatatctatattttaacaatatccTTGAAACATTGCAATGTTGTTGCAGTATAACTACACAATTCTGAATCATATAGCATCTAATAACTGTTATGTCAAAAGCTTTATAGAATAAAgctttagaaaataaaataaatggcaTTGATCTTTTGTTTTCAGGTCTCCAGGTGGGCATCCTATACGAGTAAGACGTGAGAATAGTCCGTGTAATGATTTGCAAGAAATTTTACGAAGACGATATATTGCAATGCAATCTCCCAATAACAGGAATTCATCAGCTAATTTAGCTATGGACGATTCATTTTgaacaaattcaaaataaatagtCTGTagctaaataaaatactttcgAGTATTttcattgtattatatatttatatgaaaattaggATTTGTACAATAAGTATTATGATCTAtcatatatttgatttatcaTAGACATTTGAATTTTTGCACTTTGCATTAATCTATATAAGTTAAAGTCTATAGCAAGGGACTTACAATTAAACCAAAGATCAATTTTTTGCTGCACTAATGTAAGGCCACTCAGGTAAAACTTTTCttctaataagaaaattatggtaaacaattttttgatgatttaaaaaagccatttagtttgtatttttaattacagtgattattctaatatagtaaataaggCTGTTAATATTGAAATCTCGAGTTAATCGATTTTTCGTACAAGATCTATTTCTAAGAACTTTATtgcttgaaataaataaacttgaaataaatatttttgtgataatttgtaataaaatggaATATACAGTTcctgttattatttatgtattaccgatttatatgagaaattttaattgtgcataaataaaaagttgattttaatttaatgaaaaaatattaatattgcgaaaaacattaattttatttaattttaacaaaaattttatttaattagtaattttatacacGAGAATCatgcaaaaatattcaaagtcAAGAAGTCCtatgacaattaaatttactgcGTTTGAAAGAGCATCCTCTTCACTGAATAATAGATTAATATGGAAAACTTAGATCTACTGGTTTAAGAATGGGAAGTTGAAAAATGTCAGTTTGGGTCCGTCAGTCAACCATGATGGAGCTCGAGAAACGCGATTTTCATTCCATGatttttcatgattttaaatttgatctaAATCAAGATCAATGTCATAACTGTCATAAGCAGTTGGTTAAGTGTTTTGGGGACTTGGTTCCATCGCGTGCTACGCTGCTTCCATTGATTTACCGAATTTGAAGGCAAAGTCTTAAAGACATGCTCTGGGCGTCCTCACATCGCAATAATGGACGAAAATTGTTGCTATAAAAAACCTAGCGAAAAAAGACTTGCAAGGAGCGGGTCGATTGATTGCGGATCGTTATATAACAGCAgaaaagaacaggccaaaGGACAAAGTAAGGACATTCTTAATATTGTCACAGGTGACGAAATTTGGATATATAACTATGATCGAGAAAGAAAGCGACAATCAACAGTATGTTTTCAAAATGAGTCACCATCAAAAGTGTAATGGGGACAGAATGTAGAAAAGATTATGATCGCATTTTTCTTTACGAGTAGGCAAGTCGTATAGCGACTGTTCCATTAGAAGATCAACGCATTGTAACAGTAGAGTGATATGTTATGCATTGCCtttcaaaagtttttgaaGTATGGACTTCTGTGCATCTAAGATCGACACTTCATTATTTCATCTATTACGACAATGTACGACCTCACAGAGCGGTAAGAACTTTAGaggtttttaaaatattctttacaattatttattgtgtacaaaacaagaaattatttgtgACGGATCTTGtagcattttatattatgagactactgtaacattataacatGAATCATACATTTCATGTTCCTTTATACGGAAAAGGGTaaagtaactttttatatttcaggatttaaacttaatttttgaaataacagattttttacttttccaccatgaaaaatatttatatattacatttttcgcaaaattaatattcttttggacacgaaagaatataaaaaataacatcatTTATCTgtgtaacaatataaattacaaaaatattggaaaCTACTTTTGTTTCATTAGTTGACAAAATATGACaggatatataaattattttaatgtaatttgctaaaaatttacaattttgtgGGATATAATTTATGCATAGTAATAGGGGAAAGGCATCGAATTTGGAACACCACTTTGTTTTTGGACAGTATTTCGTAAATAATAGTTAGAAAAACAATGTTGAGAACATGAATATAAATTGGAAA
This sequence is a window from Monomorium pharaonis isolate MP-MQ-018 chromosome 3, ASM1337386v2, whole genome shotgun sequence. Protein-coding genes within it:
- the LOC105834460 gene encoding mitochondrial fission regulator 2 isoform X3 gives rise to the protein MGDIKYYGKRRSIIRRIGSFLPLKPPPKIYVSVTPLHLMTNSMINEETSNYVDTNGYPMRSDLLEPISFGSEVRLLALEQELQELREQISTIVKNNKMSKYASVASLPNGADDLKPMPPPPPPPPPFPLPLPLLPPTTPHIARRASLQDHKIEDRKKIPVDGQKSTGDMLRDIENVKLRPVARSPGGHPIRVRRENSPCNDLQEILRRRYIAMQSPNNRNSSANLAMDDSF
- the LOC105834460 gene encoding mitochondrial fission regulator 2 isoform X1, with amino-acid sequence MGDIKYYGKRRSIIRRIGSFLPLKPPPKIYVSVTPLHLMTNSMINEETSNYVDTNGYPMSFSGSRSDLLEPISFGSEVRLLALEQELQELREQISTIVKNNKMSKYASVASLPNGADDLKPMPPPPPPPPPFPLPLPLLPPTTPHIARRASLQDHKIEDRKKIPVDGQKSTGDMLRDIENVKLRPVARSPGGHPIRVRRENSPCNDLQEILRRRYIAMQSPNNRNSSANLAMDDSF
- the LOC105834460 gene encoding mitochondrial fission regulator 2 isoform X2 — its product is MGDIKYYGKRRSIIRRIGSFLPLKPPPKIYVSVTPLHLMTNSMINEETSNYVDTNGYPMSRSDLLEPISFGSEVRLLALEQELQELREQISTIVKNNKMSKYASVASLPNGADDLKPMPPPPPPPPPFPLPLPLLPPTTPHIARRASLQDHKIEDRKKIPVDGQKSTGDMLRDIENVKLRPVARSPGGHPIRVRRENSPCNDLQEILRRRYIAMQSPNNRNSSANLAMDDSF